Proteins encoded in a region of the Bactrocera tryoni isolate S06 chromosome 4, CSIRO_BtryS06_freeze2, whole genome shotgun sequence genome:
- the LOC120773854 gene encoding sphingosine kinase 2 — MSRGKVLKNPCKSFCTIMDPCNMSLDLPDTHFVYDDTAASAVSSPLTPTSSVTKISPTGVIELSEHFYINNKQKAPIPVELKLNAEGIYLRRETGEVDEINEQRIRMDDIIGSSCGPSLKKNLRVSLASCRRIDEESEVEQATKKDISAYLHIYAYIKNEKHSMRRERTVRILRFRSFDTYEENLKVAERWHHAIRINKAALKNELVEKQLLIFLNPKSGSGKGREMFHKQMAPVLKEADVPYELHVTAHYNFAREYVRKHSDLLRSYSGIVVASGDGLFYEVLNGIMEREDWRAITRQLPLGIVPCGSGNGLARSIAYLYKEPYGPKPILYATLTCIAGKLAPMDLVRIDIGKEGKASEMYSFLSVGWGLIVDVDIESEHLRSIGASRFTFWAIRRLISLRTYKGRLSYIRCDRKDGRKAFGTRVSTVSNEERRLPPEVQEFHDIPNTPAGAKEDDFYSTNTGTNRDDEFNDAISLDHMSFHSNADSWHSAVSKRTAYFSLTDQSLRSRRSVLSRLESINLEYESRRPPSTIPSLDLPVPTDTWHTEEGEYIMVHAAYTTHLSADCFFAPESRLNDGIIYLVIVRSGVGRSQLAHFLLGMSSGTHLPKEPNKYIEVVPVRAFRIEPSPDREGIMAVDGERVDYGPLQGEVLPGMIKVMVPNGNAID, encoded by the coding sequence ATGAGCAGaggaaaagttttaaaaaatccgTGCAAATCGTTTTGTACCATTATGGATCCTTGCAATATGTCACTCGACTTGCCCGACACGCACTTCGTGTATGACGATACGGCTGCCAGTGCTGTGAGCAGTCCGTTGACACCCACGTCCAGCGTAACGAAAATCTCGCCCACGGGTGTCATCGAGCTCAGCGAACATTTCTACATCAACAATAAGCAGAAAGCACCCATCCCCGTTGAGTTGAAACTAAATGCCGAGGGCATATATTTGCGCCGCGAAACTGGCGAAGTGGATGAAATCAACGAACAGCGCATACGTATGGACGATATTATAGGTAGTAGTTGTGGGCCGAGTTTGAAGAAGAATCTTCGCGTCTCATTGGCCTCCTGCCGTCGCATAGATGAAGAATCCGAAGTTGAGCAGGCGACAAAAAAGGACATTAGcgcttatttacatatatatgcgtatataaAGAACGAGAAGCACTCGATGCGGCGAGAGCGTACCGTGCGCATATTACGTTTTCGTTCCTTCGATACGTATGAGGAGAACTTGAAGGTGGCCGAACGTTGGCATCATGCAATACGCATTAATAAAGCGGCGCTCAAGAATGAATTGGTCGAGAAACAATTGCTGATTTTTCTAAATCCCAAATCCGGTTCGGGTAAGGGACGTGAAATGTTCCATAAACAAATGGCGCCCGTGCTGAAGGAAGCCGATGTGCCGTATGAATTGCACGTGACCGCACATTATAATTTTGCACGTGAATATGTGCGCAAACATAGCGATCTCTTGCGTAGTTATAGTGGCATTGTGGTCGCATCGGGTGATGGACTTTTCTACGAAGTGCTGAACGGAATAATGGAACGTGAGGATTGGCGCGCAATTACACGTCAGTTGCCGCTTGGCATTGTACCCTGCGGTTCGGGTAATGGCCTGGCGCGCAGTATTGCATATCTTTATAAGGAGCCATACGGACCGAAGCCTATATTGTATGCTACATTGACATGCATTGCTGGCAAGTTGGCGCCGATGGATCTGGTGCGTATCGATATTGGCAAAGAGGGTAAAGCCTCCGAGATGTACTCATTTCTATCGGTCGGTTGGGGTTTAATCGTTGACGTTGATATCGAGAGTGAACATTTGCGTTCGATCGGTGCATCACGCTTCACTTTTTGGGCTATACGACGGCTGATTAGCTTGCGCACTTATAAGGGCAGATTGTCCTATATACGCTGTGACCGTAAGGATGGCCGTAAGGCTTTTGGTACTCGCGTTTCCACGGTGTCGAATGAGGAACGTCGTTTGCCACCCGAAGTACAGGAATTCCATGATATACCAAACACGCCGGCGGGCGCCAAAGAAGATGATTTCTACTCAACAAATACTGGCACCAACCGAGACGATGAATTTAATGATGCCATATCGTTGGATCATATGAGCTTCCATTCCAATGCTGATAGCTGGCATTCGGCTGTTTCGAAACGCACAGCTTACTTCTCGCTCACCGACCAAAGCTTACGTTCGCGTCGCAGCGTACTCAGTCGCCTCGAATCGATCAATTTGGAATACGAAAGTCGTCGGCCACCATCCACAATACCGTCATTGGATCTGCCAGTACCTACAGATACTTGGCACACCGAGGAGGGTGAATACATTATGGTGCATGCAGCCTACACCACACATCTGTCCGCAGATTGCTTCTTTGCGCCCGAGTCTCGTCTCAACGATGGCATCATCTATCTAGTTATAGTACGTAGCGGCGTTGGACGTTCGCAGTTGGCGCACTTCCTACTTGGCATGAGTTCAGGCACACACCTGCCAAAGGAGCCGAATAAGTATATTGAAGTGGTGCCGGTACGCGCTTTTCGCATCGAACCGAGTCCCGATAGAGAGGGCATTATGGCGGTGGATGGCGAACGTGTGGACTATGGTCCGCTGCAAGGTGAAGTATTGCCAGGCATGATCAAAGTCATGGTGCCGAATGGAAATGCCATCGACTAG